In Rhodopirellula sp. P2, the DNA window CCCCTCCAGCCACTGGTGTTGGACTTACGGGGTGGCTGTCGCGTTCCTCGGTTTCTCCGCTTGCCGAAAGTCCACGCCGGTCGATGAGGTTTCGATCCGCGACAGCGGTGTGGCTCTGCAAATTCGCGAAACGCCTGCGGTTGATTTGCCTTGGCCGCAGTGGCGTGGTCCCAGCATGGATGGACGGGCCGATGACGCCGCGCCGCCCACAACCTGGGATGAGTCCACCAACATTGCTTGGCAAGCCAACGTTCCAGGTCGCGGTCACAGCAGTCCAATCGTGATCGGCGATCAAGTCGTTCTGGGCACCGCTGACGATGCGAAGCAGCAACAGATGCTGGTTTCATTTGACTTGGAATCGGGGGATGAAAAGTGGCGACGTGTGATCCACGAAGGCAACTTCCCGTCTGCCCGAGAAGTGCACCACAAAGCCACCAACGCGAATGGCACACCCGCCTCGGACGGCGAACTCATCGTGACCGCGTTCCTCAACCAGGAACGCATCTTCGTCACCGCAGTGGACTTGAGCGGCGAAGTGGTTTGGCAAACCGATGTGGGGGCGTTCGCATCGAAGTTCGGTTACGCCCCATCCCCGGTTCTGTACCAGTCGTTTGTGATCCTTGCCGCGGACAACTTTGGTGGCGGCTACTTGGTGGCGTTGGATCTGGGAACCGGCGAGATCGCTTGGCGACGGTCTCGGGGCGACGCCAGCAGTTACTCCAGTCCCATGATTGCAAGTGTTGGTGGGATGGATCAGTTGTTGATCAGCGGCGGTGACCGTGTCGCCAGCTATGATCCGGCGACCGGCGAGCCTCGCTGGGAAACTCCCGCGATCGCGGAAGCAACTTGCGGGACCATCGTGACAGCGGGGGATCGGATTTTTGCTTCCGGTGGTTACCCCGACAAACAAACCGCCTGCTTCTCTGCGACGGGGGAAGAAATTTGGTCGGACCGCACAGCTCTCTATGAACCTTCGGTGGTGACCAACGGCACCAGCCTGTTCGGTGTCACCGACAACGGTGTTGCGATGTGCTGGTCGAACGAAGACGGAAGTGTTCAGTGGAAAGAACGTTTGGGCGGCAACTTCAGTGGATCGCCAGTGTTGGCAGGTGGGAACGTTTACGTGTCGGATCTGTCGGGCAACCACTACGTTTTCTCCGCCAGCGGTGACGACTACCAACTGATTTCAAAGAATCGTCTCGGATCGGATTGTTACGCCTGTCCTGCGGTTCTGGCGGATTCGTTGCTGCTGCGAATTGGATTCGGTGAAGGTGGTTCACGGAAAGAACGCTTGGTTAAAATCACTCAGCGTCCTTAGGCAAGGTTTCGAATGCCTTCGATATCTCAATCCTAGATAGCGGAAGGGCGCGAGCCCTCCGGTGACGCACCGGGCGGCTTGCGCCACGCCGCTAAGTCGATTTGTCGCGATGCCGAACTGATCGACTGACCATTCACGCTTTGCACTCTGTCTTTGAATCAAAATTATGAACTTGACATCCCGCCTGCTTGGGGCCCTGCCCGCGTTTCTTTTCGCGGTCGTTCTGGTTTCCACCACAACTGCCGAGACCCCCTCGAAGGAACATCCCAATGTTTTGTTCATTTATTTGGACGACTACGGTTGGCGTGACGCCAGCTTCATGGGGTCGGATTTCTATGAGACGCCGAACCTGGATGCTTTGGCGGAACGAGGCATGGTGTTCTCGAACGCTTATTCGTGTGCGGCGAACTGCGCACCGGCGCGAGCCAGTTTGCTGTCGGGGCAGTATTCGCCTCGTCACGAAATCTACAACGTCGGGACGGAGCGTCGCGGTAACCCGAAGCACGGAACGCTGCAGCACATTCCGGGCACGGACGTGCTTTCATCCGACATTCAAACCTGGGCGCATCAGGTTCACGAGGCGGGGTATCGAACCGGCATCATTGGCAAGTGGCATCTGAGTGATGATCCGCTGCCGTATGGCTTTGATCTCAACGTCGCGGGCACGCACAGCGGCAGTCCACCGAAGGGGTATTTCCCGCCACATCCGAAAGTGCCAGGGTTGCAGGATGCGAGCGACGACGAGTACCTGACTGATCGTCTCACGGACGAAGCCATTCGGTTCATCGAAGCCAACCAGGAACGGTCTTGGTTTCTGTACCTGTCCCACTTTGCCGTTCACACACCGTTGCAAGCCAAGCCCGACTTGGTTGCCAAGTACAAGGCGAAGCAACCCGGCACGTTGCACGACCACGCGGTGATGGCCGCGATGATCGAGAGCGTCGACGAAGGAGTGGGGCGAATGGTCGAGACGCTGCATGAACTGGGTTTGAAAGAGAGCACCGCGATCGTCTTCACCAGCGACAATGGTGGTTACGGACCGGCGACCTCCATGAAACCACTGCGCGGTTACAAAGGCACTTATTATGAGGGCGGAATTCGCGAACCGTTCTTTGTGACTTGGCCTGGCGTCGTGGATCCGGGGACGAAGTGCGATGTGCCGATCATCGTTGCTGACTTGTACCCGACCTTTGTCGAGATGACGGGAGCCCAGTTGCCGACCAACCAGCCACTCGATGGCGTGAGCTTGATGCCATTGCTCAAGCAGGAAGGAAGCTTGCCCGATCGCGAATTGTACTGGCACTTCCCCGCGTACTTGCAAAGCTTCTCGGTCACTGACGGTCAGCGAGACCCGCTGTACCGGAGT includes these proteins:
- a CDS encoding outer membrane protein assembly factor BamB family protein, with the translated sequence MQRLTSRPSSHWCWTYGVAVAFLGFSACRKSTPVDEVSIRDSGVALQIRETPAVDLPWPQWRGPSMDGRADDAAPPTTWDESTNIAWQANVPGRGHSSPIVIGDQVVLGTADDAKQQQMLVSFDLESGDEKWRRVIHEGNFPSAREVHHKATNANGTPASDGELIVTAFLNQERIFVTAVDLSGEVVWQTDVGAFASKFGYAPSPVLYQSFVILAADNFGGGYLVALDLGTGEIAWRRSRGDASSYSSPMIASVGGMDQLLISGGDRVASYDPATGEPRWETPAIAEATCGTIVTAGDRIFASGGYPDKQTACFSATGEEIWSDRTALYEPSVVTNGTSLFGVTDNGVAMCWSNEDGSVQWKERLGGNFSGSPVLAGGNVYVSDLSGNHYVFSASGDDYQLISKNRLGSDCYACPAVLADSLLLRIGFGEGGSRKERLVKITQRP
- a CDS encoding sulfatase, yielding MNLTSRLLGALPAFLFAVVLVSTTTAETPSKEHPNVLFIYLDDYGWRDASFMGSDFYETPNLDALAERGMVFSNAYSCAANCAPARASLLSGQYSPRHEIYNVGTERRGNPKHGTLQHIPGTDVLSSDIQTWAHQVHEAGYRTGIIGKWHLSDDPLPYGFDLNVAGTHSGSPPKGYFPPHPKVPGLQDASDDEYLTDRLTDEAIRFIEANQERSWFLYLSHFAVHTPLQAKPDLVAKYKAKQPGTLHDHAVMAAMIESVDEGVGRMVETLHELGLKESTAIVFTSDNGGYGPATSMKPLRGYKGTYYEGGIREPFFVTWPGVVDPGTKCDVPIIVADLYPTFVEMTGAQLPTNQPLDGVSLMPLLKQEGSLPDRELYWHFPAYLQSFSVTDGQRDPLYRSRPCSIIRDGRWKLHEYFEDGGLELYDLVSDPGESNNLAATNPIKTQALHSKLVAWRKRIGAPVPTQPNPNYDPKSEAKAMQKAERKAAKR